Genomic DNA from Calditrichota bacterium:
TTTTGACGGCAGCAAAAATGATCCTTTGCTTTTCACGACGAAAAATAGAGTGAAAGAAGTGCGCCTTGATCCGCGCGATATTATTCTGGATCAAAATCGATTGAACAACGGCAATGTGAAATGCGAATGGTTTTTCTATCCCGAATTTCCCAGCATGTATTACATGCCTCGAGACGCTTACGCCATATTTTATTTTCCCCAAGCCTGGTACAATGACATTGACGGATTTAAGCCTGGCGTCCAATTTTTGGGAAGCTATTTGAATCGCTATTACATTACTCGCAGCCGCATCTGGTACAATACAAAAAAGCAAAATTTCGATTACCAATTTTCCTATTCCATGCCCTGGGAACGATTCGGGCGAAATGTCTGGCGACATGTGCAATGGCAGCAAATTGACGGCAAGAGAGCGGTCTCGGCGAACATTCAGTTCAATCGCTACCATTTTATGGCAGGCCGGCCGATTTTCACCTGCCGTGTTGGGTTTCAACATTACAAATTGACGAATTCCGCCTATAATTATGATAAAGTTCGCATCGGAGGGAAAAATATTTCTGCATTGAGCTGGGAGCCGGGAAATTTGAATCAAATTTTCTTGCAAGCGAAATATTCTCATTGGAAAAAAATTCCCTATTTTTCAGCCGAAATAAAAGCCAGTTTTTCCGATCGCGCTTTTGATAGTGATTTTGATTATCTCAAATCTTCGCTGAATTTGCAAGTAACAAATATCCGCCTGCCCGGAAAAAGTAGTATTGATTTAGGCTCATTTTTGGGGATTTCCAGTTCGGAGAGTATGCCGCTTCAGGATCGTTTCGGCGTTGCCGGTGCTAGTCCGATTCAAAAACTCAATTATTTTTACCTGCGCGCGCCAAATTTCTTGAGTACTTATTTTCATTACTATCTGCCCGGCGGTGCTAATTTGCGCGGCTATAATTTGCTGCTCGATGAGAATAATCGCGTTTTATCGGGCGATAAAATCTTATCGGCAAGCATTCGAATTAATCGCGAATTTTGCTGCCGCCAGTTGCCAGCAAAATGGCGATCTTTTGCTCCCAAGGTGGATGGATACATATTTTTGGGTGGCGGCAAGGTTTGGGACAAAGGTTTAATCAGAAAATTATTTGACGCCGGAATTGGCGTAGTGTTTTCAAAACAAATTTTGGGCAAGGAAAGGCATTTGCGCGTGGAATTTCCTCTTTGGTTGAGCCAACCCAATTTGGGGAACGGTGACAGCAGGGAGAAAAACTGGCAATTTCGTTGGCTGATCAGTTTTCAGTGATCAACTGATTGCCGCTGTCGATCCCCTAAGTCGATGTGAATTCTCGTTCTATTTTTGCCTCAATTTAAAATTTTCTCGCTTTTGCTTTGTACAAAATGAGTCAAAATTAAACCGACAACTAACGTCACAAAACTGCCAATAAAAACGTACCAGGGCCAGGCAAAGTGAATGGGTTCCACGGAGCGGAGCAGCACGGTAATGCTGACGATTAATATTAGCAACGCTACCTGATAGCGGCGACTCTCCGTTTTCATGAAAATCCAGAGAAAGGCTAAAACATTCAGGCCAATAATGACGTGCTGTACGGTTCCGGTGACGCCGATGACCCAGGTCATGAAATAAATCGATGTCCATTGCGCAATGAGGGCAGTTACTTCTTTTGTTTTCGGAGAAAAAATTCCCAGAAAAAAGACGCCCAGCAGACCGCCGTAAGTGAACGAAGCGATTCCCAGACCCAATTCCACGACCGGATTGTTCATGTCGGTGAAAAATAGCGCACCGCCGATGAAGATGACACCCCAGACCGCGGTGAAAATTCGCGAAATGAGCAAATCCCGTTTGGGCGAGTTGTTTTTGCCAAAGCGCGATTTGTACAAATCAAGCATGGACGAAGAAGCCAGTGAATTAAGCGAACCGCTCAGCGTAGACATGGCGGCGGCAAAAACGCCGGCGATGATGACGCCAGAGAGACCAGGTGGCAGAACTTCCACGATAAATTTGGGAAAAAGCTGATCCGAACGGGAGAGAAAATGGCTGCCCGGGCCGATTGGCTGCCCGTGGTAAAAAGCGTACATCATCAGTCCGATGACCAGAAAAAGCGCAAATTGGAAAAAGACAATCACGCCGCTGGTGATGAGCGCTTTTTGGCTGCTTTTGAGATTGTTGCAGGTCAGCAGCCGCTGGACGATGAGTTGATCCGTTCCGTGCGATGCCATTGACAAAAATGCGCCGCCGATAATGCTGGTGATTAGCGTGTAATTTATCGTAAAAAATTCTTTCCAGCCTTTTTCAAAACCAAAATAGATGAATTGAAATTTATTTTCCGGTCTGGCAGCGGCGACAACGTCGCTCCAGCCGTGAGGTAGCAGGTGCAACAAATAAACACCGGCGATGATCGATCCGCCCAGATAAATGCCCATTTGCAGCACGTCAATCCAGACTACGGCACGGATACCGCCGAAGTAGGTGTAGAAAATTGTAAAAACTCCGATGACGGCGATGGACACAGGAAAATTCCAGCCGGTAATGATGGAAAGCGGGATCGCCGTGGCAAACAATCTCACGCCGTCCGCCAAAAGGCGCGTGATTTGAAAAATGACAGAAGAAAATTTTCTCATGTCCAGGCCGTATCGCTGACCCAAAAATTCGTAGGCCGTGGAAAGTTCGCCGCGATAGTAGGCCGGTAGCAGCACGAAACTGATGACAATTCTTCCTAAAATATAGCCAATTGCCAATTGCAAAAAGTTAAGATTCGTCAGGTACGCCAAGCCGGGGATGCTGATAAATGTCAGTGTGCTCGTTTCCGTGGCAACGACGGAAAAACAGACCGCTCCCCAGGGTAAATTCCGGTCGCCCAAAAAATAGTCCCGCGTGTTTTTTTGGTGTCTTCCCAGCCACGAGCCCAGCGCAGTCACGGCGATCATGTACACAAAAAGAATAGCAAAATCGATGGGAGTAAAAGCCATGTGCAACTCTCCGATTAATTTTGATTGTTCGTTGTGAAGAATCATTAAAGATAAAAATATTATTCAATTAATCAAGAAGAAAATTTCAAATGAATAATTGCCGCGTAAATTCCAAAAGAAATTTTATTAAAAAATACTTGACATTGTCAAAATTAATTTTTTATTATAAGTACTTCTAATTCACTAAAGTTTTATTTTAATCAGGGAGGGCAGGTAATGAGAAGATTGCCCAATGTAACAAAGTTTTTGGTTTTGTCCCTTTCCTTGCTGTTAATACTCTCCGTCTGGATGGGATGCCAAAAAGGTACAAAAATGCCCACTGCACCGGATCAGAATCAGGCTGTAGTTCTGAATAAGGCCAATCCGATGATTCAAACAGTGATGGCAGTTCAGGAACGCCATACAGCGGATTTGCTGGCGAAACCGGATGTGGTGGGTACCGCGGTTGGTTTGACCGAAGATGGAAAACCGGCAGTGATGGTTTACACCAAAACGATTGCATTGAAAAAATCACTGGGAATTCCGGCGACATTGGAAGGGCTGCCGGTGGTCGTGGAAGTTGTCGGTGAAATTCATCCGATGAAAGGCAAACCGCCAAAACCGGGCGGCGGAGTCGATCACAAAGCGAAACAAACACCTCCTATTCAATTGGGCACATCGGGCGGCTGGCGTTACGATTTGGCAAATGGCTACTGCTGCGGCGGAACTCTTGGCTCGCTGGTGCAAATTGGCTCGAAAAAATATATTTTGAGCAATTACCATGTTTTTGAATCGGATATTGTCTCCGGCGGAAATAACCGCGTGGCACAAACCGGGGATCCGGTCATTCAGCCCGGATTGATCGACGTCGGTTGCAATGCTTCGAATGCACAAGATGTGGCAACTTTAGTGAAAAAATCATCCTTGCCAGGAAATAATGTGGATTGCGCCATTGCTGAAATTATTTCCGGAATGGTGGATGAATCCGGAGCAATTTTGGAAATTGGAACTCTCTCTTCGCAAACGGTGGCTGCTTATCTCAAGCAGGCTGTGAAGAAAAGCGGCAGGACCACGGGTTTGACACGCAGCTCTATTTCCGGGTTGAACGCTACAATTCAGGTTACTTATGAAGATGAGTGCGCCGGAAGTACTGCTTTTACGAAAACTTTCACCGGCCAGATTGTCATTAAAAATAATGGTAGTAGATTTCTCGACTCAGGTGATTCCGGCTCTTTAATGGTAGAGGACGTAGCGACGAATCCACGCGCTGTTGGTTTGTTGTTTGCAGGTAGTTCCAGAACGGCAATCGCTAATCCCATCGATGAAGTGCTCGCTTTTCTGAATGCGACAATGGTTGGGAATTAATTTTTAGTTTTTGAATTCATTTAAAGGCGTCTGTTTTTCATTTGCGGCAGACG
This window encodes:
- a CDS encoding sodium/solute symporter (Members of the Solute:Sodium Symporter (SSS), TC 2.A.21 as described in tcdb.org, catalyze solute:Na+ symport. Known solutes for members of the family include sugars, amino acids, nucleosides, inositols, vitamins, urea or anions, depending on the system.) — encoded protein: MAFTPIDFAILFVYMIAVTALGSWLGRHQKNTRDYFLGDRNLPWGAVCFSVVATETSTLTFISIPGLAYLTNLNFLQLAIGYILGRIVISFVLLPAYYRGELSTAYEFLGQRYGLDMRKFSSVIFQITRLLADGVRLFATAIPLSIITGWNFPVSIAVIGVFTIFYTYFGGIRAVVWIDVLQMGIYLGGSIIAGVYLLHLLPHGWSDVVAAARPENKFQFIYFGFEKGWKEFFTINYTLITSIIGGAFLSMASHGTDQLIVQRLLTCNNLKSSQKALITSGVIVFFQFALFLVIGLMMYAFYHGQPIGPGSHFLSRSDQLFPKFIVEVLPPGLSGVIIAGVFAAAMSTLSGSLNSLASSSMLDLYKSRFGKNNSPKRDLLISRIFTAVWGVIFIGGALFFTDMNNPVVELGLGIASFTYGGLLGVFFLGIFSPKTKEVTALIAQWTSIYFMTWVIGVTGTVQHVIIGLNVLAFLWIFMKTESRRYQVALLILIVSITVLLRSVEPIHFAWPWYVFIGSFVTLVVGLILTHFVQSKSEKILN